gtataaaaaaataaagagttaatAACGTTGgtttaaatgtaaaaaaaaaaaaaagaagtattgTCATTTAACATTTCTCCTTTAGTATCAACTATCTAACTTAAGAGAACTCGAGAGCATTAGCTCATTATAATTATCATTAAGATTTGAGATTCTAGAAGCTAAATGATTCATTTACAATAGTTAGATACATATTATAATCATTAAATGTCTCTATCTataagtttatatttttaaaataaattaatattaaaatttttatgattattaaaaatataattattatattatttttttattaacttaaatttttagtACGGGTGATTTTATTatgcaaataataaaaaaaagttaactaaTCTTTGTTTATAGAAAGAAATTTAgcctaagtaaaaaaaaaaaagaaaagaaaacaatttaTGCGGAATCATACTTGTATATTAGATATATAACTCTCcatgtatttttaatttatccattaaattatataaattactcCTGCTGCATGTCTTGTACAAATTAAAATCGTGGTTAAAACAAATAATCAATTAGTCAATATATGTTGCAGGTacgaattagtttaattttgattaattagtgagggattcatatatatatataggtggtaCTATAACCAGAACAAATTGAAGACATGGTCATGTGAGAAATAATGTTGAAATGGCCTCTCTCACGTGCGTCAATACCTAATTAATATAAGAGTAACATTTTTATGTTTCACAAATtcgtattttagaaaaaagaacGTTCCGTGTATACGTAGAGCATTTTGGTCACTATTcctgttattatttaaataaatatcacaTTTCataggaattttttatttaaattaaaaaaaataatatttaccaaTTTAAATAAACGTATAAGTATTTACCCAATTATTTTTGGAATCATATCTCAAATACATTAGAAAAAACAGAAAATCAAACGTATCTCAGATGTAGTGACCTTGATTTGATACGGGACACGTTGGTCATATCCCGAATGCACTTGAGATATGAACAAAAGAGCATCTCAGATACACTGCATCAGAGATATGCTCATATTCTGACATGGAACACTGCATCCGAGATACGTGCAAGGAAGTAAAACAGGGACACTGCATCCGAGATATGGTCAAGATCTGATGTTATAAATATATTGTATGTTTTTTTGATGAAAATATTGTAATGTTATAGATGAAAAATGGTCTCATAACAATTGAAGGTAATTAGTTATATAGAAATTATTCTTCATTATatattaaacatatttaataACAATCAGTACATCAAAGTGACAATATTGGAACAAAaagacctaaaccctaaactgcaCGCGTCGTCATGGATCCAAGTGGGGCGCATTGGGACACCCACGTCTGATGTGGCCCTCTCCGCGGCAGAGCCCACATCTCTTCTCCGCACGCTTAATAGCATCCATCTCATTCTGGATCCGAGTGGATACCGACCTACCCGATGCCTTCCTCCTCATGGCTGGGTTGGGCTTCAGGCGTGCACCGTACCATGGAGGTCACATCTTTTCGTCTAGTATCGATGGAAACTCCCTATCGTATACCTTGAATACAGAGGCCATCGTGTACACGGGGTCCACAAAATGACCCCACTCAATACTCGCAGCTGCACATGCCGCCAAGGTGTGTCGACATGGGTAATGCAATGACTGGAACAGGCCACAATCGCATGTACGCTCGGAAAGACAAATCCGATATGATGTCTGTGACCAACCATCTACTGGCTCCATCTCTTCCACGCTAAAAACGGATGCCCTATGATCACAATGGGTGACTCGCAACATCAGCAAGTTCTCTCTGTTCTTATCTATAGCTGTCAACAGCCGCTGCGAGTGGATCTGTCCACCCTGTAGTTGAGCATGTGTTTCGCGTCCTCTACGCATGAACAACTGTTGCAACCGCTCATGTGTTGCCCAAACAATCGCTGCCACCGGAAGATTCCTCGTTCCCTTAAGCACGACATTTATACACTCCGATAAGTTCGTAGTCATGTGACCATACCAACGACCTTCATCACAATGGCCAAAGGCGGAGGTAGCAGAAACCTACCAACGCTGCCACTGGGAGTCTCCGGTACAAACTCATCATCTGACACTGTATCACTCGACGACTCAGACCCGACAACATAGGTGGAATCGCCCTCATTGTCGGAATCATCGGCACTGTCATGAGGCTGGGTATAGTAGATTGGTGTCACCTCGAGCGGCACGACTTTAGGACCCGGAGGAGACAGCCCATCCCCGGCAACTACATCTCAGACTACATCATACAACTCCATCACATGTTGGGGTATCAGTCGCGCATGTACGTCGAACATGACCTCACATGCTAATCTCCGTCTATTCAGAATAACTGGTTCGTAAATCCACTGTTCGGAAGCGCATATAGAAATCTATATGCAATTCTCCTAACCTCCTTTGTTCCTACTCCTCCCAAAATACGCAGCATGATCGTCTTTAGCGCATCCAGGATATCAACCCAGTAAGTGCCCATCATCACAGTATTGTTAGACTCAAATATCACTCTTTCATCGCATGTCTGACTATCCCATTCGGATAAaccaccacaaaaaaatattgattgtttCCATCAGAGcaaaattgaaagaaaacaaagaaaataatagTTTGTGAATTGCGTGAGGAGAGGCATTGGGATGGTCTCTATAAATAGATTTATTGTACAATATATCTTGGGTGTTGAGACCCTAATTATAATCTTGACTATATCTCGGATGTAGtgcctttgttttgttttcttacACGTATCTCGGACGCAGTGTCCGATGTCAGAATATAAACATATCTCGGATGCAGTGTATTCGAGATGCTCTCTTGTTCATATCTCGGGTGCACCCGAGATATGACCAACGAGTCCTGTTATATATAATGAGATCACTGCATCCGAGATacgtttgattttttattttcccCACGCGTCTGATATATGACTCTAAATATATTTCAGTAAatacttatatatttatttaaattgataaatattattttttttaatttaaataaaaaatcccattTCATATACTACATGCAATGTTCGACGACATTATTGAAAATTATAATGTTAGTAACGACCAAACTCGCGGAAATGGTAACTTTAATTTATATGCTCATCTTTTAGGTTTGACATTTTAACCAAACCTCACCAGCTCTTCTAGTATAATAATATAACTTACTACCTTATTGGTTATTGAACATTTCAATGAATTTACTCACCAATAAAAATACGAAAAGAACATGTCAACGTATTGAACAAatcaacatacatacatatatatatatacagaaataaaaataaaaaaagaaaaacataatatatgtacttttaaaaaatgtttctttatttttttttatatattcttgAATAGAGATGAACAATGCAATAGCATGTATAACTTAGGGTTATGGTGATGGCGCGACATTGGGACTGATCCGTGGGTTAAAAAATATggagattttttttagttaatttcagttactttttttaattattttgtttattttaaattttagattttatattataaattttttattttaaattcaaattataaattctaaaaaaattgactaatgttagataattaaaaattgatttactTTCTTCTGCTTTCTCATTATTGAATTATATATGGATAATTAATTCTCCcgtccattttttattttgtatttagtatGATGTCAATatttttctcctcttcttttttctcCAGAGCTAAAAGATTTTTATGGGGTTAACACGGGTCGGTTTGGTTCAAGTTCAAGGTGAAATTAGAATCGAATCGATTAAAATGTAattagtttggtttggttcggtttgaaTTTGTATCTTTGTGCACGTAtttgaaccaaaccaaaccgattaagaacggattggcTTGGTTCGCGTAATTAGGTATCCGATgactttaaaatttataaaagtttttatcttaaaaattcaacaggtacaataaacatgtaacattaataaaaataatctaaatatgttaaacaccaaatacattaaaactatactcattaaaatcaaaacatattaatagtgaataatctcACTAAAAGccactaaaaactatatatatttttatttttttatttaattaatatatgattggGTTTACGGGTTCGTTCGGATTCCACACGCCAAGAATCGATATCtgaaccaatcactaacaaaagTTGTTAGTTTGATTCGGGTTGAACCCGATTATTCGTTGATTCCAAAACCAATTTAATTAGTTCGGTTCGAGTTTAGACAGATAATCGAATACTCCCGTTAACTGTGTTCACCTCTAGATTCTTATTCAAGACAAAAATTAGTTATATACATGATCAAGCGGAGAAATTA
This region of Arachis hypogaea cultivar Tifrunner chromosome 8, arahy.Tifrunner.gnm2.J5K5, whole genome shotgun sequence genomic DNA includes:
- the LOC114924340 gene encoding uncharacterized protein is translated as MTTNLSECINVVLKGTRNLPVAAIVWATHERLQQLFMRRGRETHAQLQGGQIHSQRLLTAIDKNRENLLMLRVTHCDHRASVFSVEEMEPVDGWSQTSYRICLSERTCDCGLFQSLHYPCRHTLAACAAASIEWGHFVDPVYTMASVFKVYDREFPSILDEKM